The following are encoded together in the Leguminivora glycinivorella isolate SPB_JAAS2020 chromosome 18, LegGlyc_1.1, whole genome shotgun sequence genome:
- the LOC125236010 gene encoding uncharacterized protein LOC125236010, with translation MAARFLVPLTFLVAAASCGRQNSLTLVIDNSPSMGDEIAQVKEAAKSIVDTVLGEISSQIEDIVLVTFRNHGDKQNPSAILRKKTRDERELKQALDAITLDSAYCYEVALSGIKKGLEESRQGSYMYVFTDTSSEDHNRFEEIKTMCQEKQIQINIIVTDITCGLESEAGYQVYHKIATACSGQVLRVEKGEVRNLMPVVRDTVKGDKNVVKVDNVPPSPHAWRDVKFNIDDQTEYAVVSASGAGVDLQVYDPNNHKITGTHMTWLSNVKVIKIGNLVPGTYTAKVKGNSQVSIMVYGRTDFKFQHGFSTAVQTNMQATDTQPTTAVPTLLMVSVQDKKHSAVIREVALLNMRDQVIMKLPLTNVQGDIYKTNMFLSPEDTFKIAVVGTSKSTGAEIKRVAKTPVTPYSQWLHLYLNPR, from the exons ATGGCGGCCAGGTTCCTCGTCCCGCTGACCTTCCTCGTCGCTGCCGCGTCGTGCGGCCGCCAAAACAGCCTCACCCTCGTCATAGACAACTCGCCGTCTATGGGCGATGAGATCGCGCAAGTTAAGGAAGCCGCTAAGTCGATTGTTGACACTGTTTTGGGAGAAATATCGAGCCAGATTGAAGATATTGTGCTTGTGACGTTTAGGAATCATGGCGACAAACAAAATCCAT CCGCCatacttagaaaaaaaacccGCGATGAGAGAGAACTCAAACAAGCTCTCGACGCAATAACTCTAGACTCCGCATACTGTTACGAAGTCGCTCTGTCGGGCATCAAGAAGGGTTTGGAGGAGAGCCGACAGGGCTCATACATGTACGTGTTCACTGACACGTCGTCTGAGGACCATAACAGGTTTGAAGAGATCAAGACTATGTGTCAGGAGAAACAAATTCAG ATTAATATCATTGTGACTGATATTACGTGTGGTCTGGAGTCTGAAGCAGGATACCAGGTTTACCACAAAATAGCAACAGCGTGCAGCGGGCAAGTCCTAAGAGTTGAAAAAGGCGAAGTGCGAAAT CTTATGCCCGTTGTAAGGGATACCGTTAAGGGTGACAAGAATGTCGTCAAAGTCGATAACGTCCCTCCCTCTCCGCACGCGTGGAGAGATGTAAAG TTCAACATCGACGACCAAACGGAGTACGCTGTGGTGTCGGCTTCTGGGGCCGGTGTAGATCTGCAAGTCTACGACCCGAATAACCACAAGATAACCGGCACGCATATGACATGGTTGAGCAATGTGAAG GTCATAAAGATAGGAAACTTAGTTCCTGGCACCTACACAGCTAAGGTGAAGGGCAACTCACAAGTCAGTATAATGGTATACGGACGGACGGATTTCAAGTTCCAACATGGCTTCTCCACCGCTGTGCAGACCAACATGCAGGCTACTGACACACAACCCACTACAG CCGTCCCAACTCTCCTCATGGTGTCCGTACAAGACAAGAAGCACTCCGCAGTCATCCGAGAGGTGGCGCTACTGAACATGCGCGACCAGGTCATCATGAAACTGCCGCTCACCAACGTGCAAGGAGACATCTATAAGACCAACATGTTCCTGTCTCCGGAAGACACGTTTAAAATCGCT GTGGTTGGAACATCGAAAAGCACTGGGGCTGAAATAAAGCGTGTCGCTAAAACGCCTGTCACGCCATACAGTCAG TGGCTCCATCTATATCTAAACCCACGTTAG